In one Parageobacillus genomosp. 1 genomic region, the following are encoded:
- a CDS encoding Gfo/Idh/MocA family protein, with protein sequence MTQVKIGILGAGGIAKVHTSILKRDERVQIVGVADIVEERAAALAKEAGSAKPVKSLEDLFELGVDAVYVTTPNTLHVEPVLKCLQQNVHVFSEKPMATSLEEAEQIKKAAKTSKAIYNLGMNRRYASVYKKVKELIASGEVTPYLANVKMNRGELLNPAWTADPKVTGGFLYETPFHLMDLCRYLFGEVQTVYCEARQNISKAELDTFAIMITFASGTLVNFVTYAHAGWSFPFESLEVYGKYCTVATQELEKVMYAPGLHQPAQISDFYQLSIEEKWGYTEEDRLFIDAIIHGTKPPVTAEDGFRSIQLLEAIYESAKTGKMIDFRQTTSTP encoded by the coding sequence ATGACGCAAGTAAAGATAGGGATCTTAGGTGCAGGAGGAATCGCTAAGGTACATACGTCAATTCTCAAAAGAGATGAACGAGTTCAGATTGTTGGAGTGGCAGATATTGTAGAGGAACGGGCGGCGGCATTGGCAAAAGAAGCTGGAAGCGCGAAGCCGGTTAAAAGTTTAGAGGATTTGTTCGAACTTGGTGTGGATGCAGTTTATGTGACAACTCCAAACACATTACATGTGGAGCCTGTGTTGAAATGTCTACAACAAAACGTTCATGTGTTTTCTGAAAAACCAATGGCTACTTCCTTAGAAGAAGCAGAACAAATAAAAAAAGCAGCCAAAACATCAAAAGCAATTTACAATTTGGGAATGAATCGCCGATACGCGTCTGTTTATAAAAAGGTAAAAGAGCTCATTGCTTCGGGAGAAGTAACTCCATATTTAGCAAACGTCAAAATGAATCGCGGTGAATTATTAAATCCTGCGTGGACAGCGGATCCAAAAGTTACAGGTGGGTTTTTATATGAAACGCCTTTTCATTTAATGGATTTGTGCCGGTATTTATTTGGAGAAGTGCAAACGGTTTATTGTGAAGCTAGACAGAATATTTCCAAGGCTGAATTAGATACATTTGCAATTATGATAACTTTTGCATCAGGAACTCTAGTTAACTTTGTGACTTATGCTCATGCAGGATGGAGTTTTCCATTTGAGAGTCTAGAAGTTTACGGAAAATATTGTACGGTTGCGACACAAGAGCTCGAAAAGGTCATGTATGCGCCAGGATTGCACCAACCAGCACAAATTAGTGATTTTTATCAATTATCTATTGAAGAAAAATGGGGATATACGGAGGAAGATCGTTTATTTATCGATGCCATTATTCACGGAACGAAGCCTCCGGTCACAGCTGAAGATGGGTTCCGATCCATTCAACTGTTAGAAGCAATATATGAAAGTGCAAAGACTGGAAAAATGATTGATTTCCGTCAAACGACTTCTACTCCGTAA
- a CDS encoding LacI family DNA-binding transcriptional regulator, with product MKVTIYDVAKQAGVSISTVSRVINNTGRISEKTRKKVLQVMEELHYQPSMVASALTGKRTRTIGLIIPDVANPFFSEIARKVEDRGRELGFNVLMCNTDNNAETEEMYLSLLKQKSVDGIIIGTTTKNYTVLNQLLQEKFPLAFIAQDIPELAINVVRVDDFLGGYQAVSHLVSLGHKKIAIMLGNLSRTSDKYRLQAYRQVMEENGLKYEEKWIVCTDYSLKDGKRAALELLQSSPRPTAIFACFDSLAIGVYQAAKELGLHIPNDLSIVGFDNTILSTIVDPPLTTVAQPIDEMGRQVVDLLIDEIEGNNGTKQRIILPPELIIRQSTKSL from the coding sequence ATGAAAGTAACAATTTATGATGTAGCAAAACAAGCAGGTGTATCTATATCAACTGTATCCAGAGTTATCAATAATACAGGACGCATTAGTGAAAAAACGAGAAAAAAAGTATTGCAAGTAATGGAAGAGTTACATTATCAGCCCAGTATGGTAGCGTCTGCATTGACTGGAAAACGGACACGTACGATTGGTCTTATTATTCCGGACGTAGCGAATCCGTTTTTTTCTGAAATTGCCAGAAAAGTAGAAGATCGCGGGAGAGAACTGGGTTTTAATGTGTTAATGTGCAATACTGATAATAATGCAGAGACAGAAGAAATGTATCTTTCTCTCCTAAAACAAAAAAGTGTAGACGGTATTATTATCGGGACAACCACAAAAAACTATACTGTTTTAAATCAATTATTACAAGAAAAATTCCCATTGGCGTTTATTGCTCAAGATATCCCTGAGTTAGCTATTAACGTTGTTAGAGTTGATGATTTCTTAGGCGGATATCAAGCTGTATCCCATTTAGTATCTTTAGGTCATAAAAAGATTGCCATCATGTTAGGTAACTTAAGCAGAACAAGTGATAAATACCGTTTGCAAGCTTACCGTCAGGTGATGGAAGAGAACGGATTAAAGTATGAAGAAAAATGGATTGTGTGTACGGATTATTCACTGAAAGATGGAAAAAGAGCGGCATTAGAATTACTTCAATCCTCGCCGAGACCGACCGCTATTTTTGCATGCTTTGATTCGTTGGCCATTGGCGTTTACCAGGCTGCAAAGGAATTGGGTCTTCACATTCCAAATGATTTATCTATCGTAGGATTTGATAATACCATACTATCCACTATTGTAGATCCACCGTTAACGACAGTGGCGCAGCCGATTGATGAAATGGGACGGCAAGTAGTGGATTTGCTAATTGATGAGATAGAAGGAAATAATGGTACAAAGCAGCGAATAATTTTACCACCTGAATTAATCATACGACAGTCTACAAAATCGCTATAA
- a CDS encoding aldehyde dehydrogenase family protein — protein MKTALDKKKLYINGEWVEAKSYTTLTSPYSGEALAEIPVATEEEVEQAIAAAYEARKTMASMPAYKRAEILEKVVSQLQERAEEAARIIALEAAKPITTAKGEVARTIQTYKFAAEEAKRIHGETIPLDAAPGGENRVAFTVREPIGVIGAITPFNFPMNLVAHKLGPAIASGNTVVLKPASQTPLSAYFIAELFENAGLPKGALNVVTGSGRTVGDKIVTDPRISMITFTGSPEVGIGIRNKAGLKRVTLELGSNSAVIVDEQVDIDRIIPRCVFGAFSFQGQVCISLQRIYVHEKRYDEFVEKFIAAAKQLKVGDPLDPNTDVSALITPKDVDRALQWIEEAKQGGATVALGGEREGNVLLPTVILDAKPTMKVSCQEVFAPIVLINRVRSIEEAIELVNDSRYGLQAGVYTDNVHVAWEAAEKLHVGGVLINDIPTFRVDHMPYGGVKESGFGREGLRYAIEEMTELKLVIFNRNR, from the coding sequence ATGAAAACAGCGCTGGACAAAAAGAAACTCTATATTAACGGTGAATGGGTGGAAGCGAAATCGTATACAACGCTGACATCCCCGTACTCCGGCGAGGCGCTGGCGGAAATCCCTGTAGCGACGGAGGAAGAAGTCGAGCAGGCCATCGCCGCGGCTTATGAAGCAAGAAAAACGATGGCCAGCATGCCGGCGTACAAGCGGGCGGAGATTTTAGAAAAAGTCGTCTCGCAGCTGCAAGAGCGCGCAGAAGAAGCGGCGCGAATCATTGCGCTCGAGGCAGCCAAACCGATTACAACGGCAAAAGGAGAAGTGGCGCGGACGATTCAAACGTACAAATTTGCCGCTGAAGAAGCAAAACGGATTCATGGCGAAACGATTCCACTTGACGCGGCCCCAGGCGGGGAAAATCGCGTCGCGTTTACTGTAAGAGAACCGATTGGCGTCATCGGTGCGATTACGCCGTTTAACTTTCCAATGAACTTGGTGGCGCATAAACTTGGCCCGGCCATTGCTTCGGGCAATACGGTCGTGTTAAAGCCGGCAAGCCAAACTCCGCTTTCCGCCTACTTTATCGCCGAGCTATTTGAAAACGCAGGGCTACCAAAAGGAGCGTTAAACGTTGTAACAGGAAGCGGCAGAACGGTCGGTGATAAAATTGTCACCGATCCGCGCATCAGCATGATCACCTTTACTGGCAGTCCGGAAGTCGGAATCGGCATCCGCAACAAAGCGGGCTTGAAACGAGTCACGCTCGAACTCGGTTCGAACTCGGCCGTCATTGTCGATGAGCAAGTGGATATTGACCGCATTATTCCGCGTTGCGTGTTCGGTGCATTTTCGTTCCAAGGACAAGTATGTATTTCGCTTCAGCGCATTTACGTTCATGAGAAGCGGTACGATGAGTTTGTTGAAAAATTTATTGCCGCTGCGAAACAACTAAAAGTAGGAGATCCATTAGATCCAAACACGGACGTTTCCGCGTTAATCACACCGAAAGACGTCGACCGGGCATTGCAATGGATTGAAGAAGCCAAACAAGGTGGGGCAACCGTTGCTCTCGGCGGTGAACGAGAAGGAAATGTGCTGCTTCCAACCGTTATTTTGGACGCAAAACCGACGATGAAAGTATCGTGTCAAGAAGTGTTCGCCCCAATCGTTCTCATTAACCGCGTTCGCTCGATCGAAGAGGCGATTGAGCTTGTCAATGATTCGCGGTACGGATTGCAAGCGGGCGTATATACGGATAACGTACATGTCGCCTGGGAAGCGGCAGAAAAATTGCATGTTGGGGGCGTGCTCATCAACGACATCCCGACCTTCCGTGTCGACCATATGCCATACGGCGGCGTGAAAGAAAGCGGATTCGGTCGCGAAGGGCTGCGCTATGCGATTGAAGAGATGACAGAATTGAAACTCGTTATTTTCAACCGCAATCGGTAA
- a CDS encoding sodium:solute symporter produces MNILDTGVILFYFLLLIIVGIFGVKKAKTVEDYALAGRNLGLFIYLGCLSAVILGGASTIGTAKLGYQFGLSGMWFVFMIGLGITVLGLFFTNQIYGANVTTISELLGRRYNKETRLISALVAAIYTMMVSVTQVIGMGTIIHAVLGWNMAVSMLVGGGIVLFYTILGGMWSVTMTDIIQFIIMTVGIFFVMLPMSLSYVGGWKSLSEQLPATHFDLTSMGWTNIFQYFLLYTLGMVVSQDIWQRVFTARTTKIARSGAVYAGLYSFAYALALSIIGMCAVIVFPTINDPQNVFAKMSLTILPHGLLGLILASVCSALMSTASGTLLASSTLLSHDILKQYWLKDISDQKFVFLSRMITLAIGVIAITFAIWIQDVLVALDVAYAILSGAIFVPVVLGFFWKRATAKAGFYSIIISSLVVLIGLAMEGLSSTNPIMYGIAASIISMIIFSYLQPSSNIQKGDIVLEELEDEQSAF; encoded by the coding sequence ATGAACATACTTGATACAGGGGTTATTCTATTTTATTTTCTTCTTTTAATTATCGTGGGTATTTTTGGAGTGAAAAAAGCGAAAACGGTAGAAGACTACGCGCTTGCAGGCAGAAATCTCGGATTGTTTATCTATCTTGGTTGTCTGTCTGCGGTCATTCTTGGCGGCGCCTCGACGATTGGAACAGCTAAATTAGGGTATCAATTCGGGCTTTCAGGTATGTGGTTTGTATTTATGATAGGTCTTGGAATTACCGTACTCGGTTTATTTTTTACGAATCAAATTTATGGTGCGAATGTTACTACGATTAGTGAATTGCTTGGACGTCGGTACAATAAAGAAACACGTTTGATTAGTGCGCTTGTAGCAGCCATTTACACGATGATGGTCTCTGTTACGCAAGTAATAGGAATGGGCACCATTATTCATGCCGTGCTAGGTTGGAATATGGCTGTTTCGATGTTAGTCGGTGGGGGAATCGTGCTGTTTTATACGATTCTCGGGGGAATGTGGAGCGTTACCATGACAGATATTATTCAGTTTATCATCATGACAGTCGGCATTTTTTTCGTTATGCTGCCGATGAGTTTGTCCTATGTTGGCGGATGGAAATCGCTCTCTGAACAATTGCCTGCCACGCATTTTGATCTGACGTCAATGGGATGGACGAATATTTTTCAGTACTTTTTGCTATATACTTTAGGAATGGTTGTATCGCAGGATATTTGGCAGCGGGTGTTTACGGCACGTACAACAAAAATTGCCCGAAGCGGTGCGGTATACGCTGGTCTATACAGCTTTGCCTATGCATTAGCATTAAGTATTATTGGTATGTGTGCGGTAATTGTTTTCCCAACCATTAATGATCCGCAAAATGTATTTGCAAAAATGTCGCTAACGATCTTGCCGCATGGTTTGTTAGGACTCATTTTGGCAAGTGTTTGTTCTGCGCTCATGTCTACTGCTTCTGGGACATTACTCGCTTCTTCAACTCTTTTATCACATGATATTTTGAAGCAATATTGGCTAAAAGACATTAGCGATCAAAAGTTTGTTTTTCTGTCAAGAATGATCACTTTAGCCATTGGAGTTATCGCAATTACGTTTGCCATCTGGATTCAAGATGTGCTCGTCGCATTGGATGTGGCTTATGCGATTTTATCTGGCGCAATTTTTGTTCCTGTGGTTCTCGGTTTCTTCTGGAAAAGGGCGACAGCGAAAGCCGGTTTCTATTCAATTATTATTAGTTCGTTGGTCGTGCTTATCGGTTTGGCGATGGAAGGATTAAGTTCTACTAATCCGATTATGTATGGGATTGCAGCTAGCATTATTTCTATGATTATCTTTTCTTATCTGCAACCATCTTCCAACATACAAAAAGGTGACATCGTATTGGAAGAGTTGGAAGATGAACAAAGCGCGTTTTAA
- a CDS encoding aspartate aminotransferase family protein, producing MTENNWMHLFHKMSDLLAPTMAKDHPNLPVVKEEGCYYYGLDGKKYLDFTSGIAVANTGHRHPKVVQAIKDAADRLMHGPSGVIMYESILRLAEELTHILPKGLNCFFFANSGTEAIEGAIKLAKHVTRRPYVISFTGCFHGRSLGALSVSTSKSKYRKYLQPNGLTYQLPYANPKDCPDGEDPDVYFANKLEKDAASLFAHQVTPEEVACMILEPVLGEGGYIVPPKGWLRKIREICDRHGILLIFDEVQTGFGRTGEWFAAQTFGVTPDIMAIAKGIASGLPLSATVASKELMQQWPLGSHGTTFGGNPIACAAALATLEVFKEENLLENCRVVGKYAREKLETLKAKHPVIGDVRSIGLMIGIEIVHPHTGEPNGEGVMNILNRCLQKGVLFYLCGNKGEVIRMIPPLTVTKEQIDEGLNMLDEALTEYEIEIGAHPLVTKMTGK from the coding sequence ATGACAGAGAACAACTGGATGCACCTCTTTCACAAAATGTCGGATTTACTTGCGCCAACGATGGCTAAAGACCATCCGAACTTGCCGGTGGTGAAGGAAGAAGGCTGCTACTACTATGGATTGGATGGAAAAAAATATCTTGATTTTACTTCCGGCATTGCAGTTGCCAATACGGGGCATCGCCATCCGAAAGTAGTACAAGCAATCAAAGATGCTGCAGACCGCCTTATGCATGGGCCGAGCGGAGTAATCATGTATGAATCGATCCTTCGTTTGGCTGAAGAGTTAACACATATTCTACCTAAAGGGTTGAATTGTTTCTTTTTTGCGAACAGCGGAACGGAGGCGATCGAAGGAGCTATTAAATTGGCAAAACATGTGACGAGAAGGCCATATGTCATTTCGTTTACGGGATGTTTTCATGGTCGTTCTTTAGGGGCGCTGAGTGTAAGTACGTCCAAAAGCAAATACCGAAAATATTTACAGCCAAACGGATTGACGTATCAACTGCCATATGCCAATCCAAAAGATTGTCCGGACGGGGAAGATCCGGATGTGTATTTTGCGAATAAGCTTGAAAAAGACGCGGCTTCTTTGTTTGCTCACCAAGTCACTCCGGAAGAAGTGGCGTGCATGATTTTGGAACCGGTGCTTGGAGAAGGCGGGTATATTGTGCCTCCTAAAGGCTGGCTGCGCAAAATAAGAGAAATTTGTGACCGTCACGGAATTTTACTCATTTTCGATGAGGTGCAGACAGGTTTTGGACGCACTGGTGAATGGTTTGCGGCACAAACATTTGGTGTCACTCCGGACATTATGGCGATCGCCAAAGGAATTGCTTCCGGCCTTCCGCTAAGCGCGACGGTTGCCTCGAAAGAGTTGATGCAGCAATGGCCGCTAGGGAGTCATGGTACGACATTTGGAGGCAATCCAATCGCATGTGCGGCAGCGCTTGCCACATTAGAAGTATTTAAAGAAGAAAATTTGCTGGAAAATTGTCGGGTAGTTGGGAAATATGCTCGCGAAAAGCTGGAAACGTTAAAAGCGAAGCATCCAGTGATTGGAGACGTACGATCAATTGGGCTCATGATCGGTATTGAGATTGTTCATCCACATACTGGCGAACCGAACGGAGAGGGAGTGATGAATATTTTGAACCGCTGCCTGCAAAAAGGAGTTCTTTTCTATCTATGCGGAAATAAAGGAGAGGTCATTCGCATGATCCCGCCGCTGACTGTGACGAAAGAGCAGATTGACGAAGGATTAAACATGCTAGACGAAGCATTGACAGAATATGAAATAGAAATTGGCGCACATCCACTGGTGACGAAAATGACTGGGAAATAA
- a CDS encoding Gfo/Idh/MocA family protein — translation MGKKQVRIGMVGYKFMGKAHSHAFRDIPFFFDTEVVPVLQAIAGRNEQGVKQAAEKMGWASYETDWRRLIERDDIDVIDIVTPNNTHAEIAIAAARAGKHIICEKPLALTLEQSLEMLEAVKKAGVVHMICHNYRFAPAVQFAKQLIKQGRLGKIYHIRATFLQDWLMDPNFPLIWRLKKEVSGSGTHGDLGAHIIDLARFLVGEFSEVVGMMETFIKKRPLGDMDIHLKGQAESGEWGEVDVDDASAFLARFENGALGVFEVTRFSRGNRAGNRFEINGERGSIRWDMENMNNLQVYLEEDERGLQGFRTINCTEVEHPYVSAYWPAGHIIGYEHTFINLLAEMMNGIANGYSPAPNFEDGVRNQAVLEAVECSVQTGKWVKVSEILKSAQLQKN, via the coding sequence ATGGGGAAAAAACAAGTTCGGATTGGAATGGTAGGTTATAAATTTATGGGGAAGGCTCATAGCCATGCTTTTCGCGATATTCCCTTTTTCTTTGATACTGAAGTTGTTCCGGTTTTACAAGCAATTGCCGGAAGAAACGAACAAGGGGTAAAACAGGCAGCTGAAAAGATGGGATGGGCATCATATGAAACCGATTGGCGCCGCCTCATTGAACGTGATGATATTGACGTCATTGATATCGTTACACCGAACAATACGCATGCCGAGATTGCCATTGCTGCTGCGAGAGCAGGAAAACATATTATTTGTGAAAAACCGCTGGCGCTAACTTTGGAACAATCTCTAGAAATGCTTGAGGCTGTGAAAAAAGCCGGTGTCGTCCATATGATTTGTCACAATTACCGGTTTGCCCCAGCTGTTCAGTTTGCCAAACAACTAATTAAACAAGGCCGGTTAGGGAAAATCTATCATATTCGTGCGACATTCTTGCAAGATTGGCTGATGGACCCTAATTTTCCATTAATATGGCGACTGAAAAAAGAAGTATCCGGTTCAGGCACGCACGGGGATCTCGGGGCACATATTATTGATTTAGCACGTTTCCTGGTAGGGGAATTTAGCGAAGTAGTTGGAATGATGGAAACGTTCATTAAAAAGCGTCCATTAGGCGATATGGACATTCATTTAAAGGGACAAGCGGAAAGTGGCGAATGGGGAGAAGTTGACGTGGACGATGCCTCCGCGTTTCTAGCTCGTTTTGAAAATGGAGCGCTAGGTGTATTCGAAGTGACCCGTTTTAGCAGAGGAAACCGTGCCGGAAATCGCTTCGAAATTAATGGAGAGCGCGGTTCGATTCGCTGGGATATGGAAAATATGAACAACCTGCAAGTCTATTTAGAAGAGGACGAACGTGGTTTACAAGGATTTCGCACAATTAACTGTACGGAAGTAGAACATCCATACGTATCAGCTTATTGGCCGGCTGGTCACATTATCGGTTATGAGCACACATTTATCAACCTATTGGCTGAAATGATGAACGGAATTGCAAACGGATATAGTCCTGCCCCTAATTTCGAAGATGGTGTTCGTAATCAGGCGGTATTAGAAGCTGTGGAATGTTCTGTTCAAACAGGCAAATGGGTCAAAGTATCTGAAATATTAAAATCGGCACAACTGCAAAAGAATTAA
- a CDS encoding enoyl-CoA hydratase yields the protein METVVLSFSGNVAVLELNRPDSLNAMDVQMLNELVEALRQIEQSDASIVVIRGRGRGFSAGGDIKTMLSVDDPGQFHGVMNTIKEMIMALYTMPKVVVSVVHGPAAGLGLSFALASDYVIATKEARLAMNFIGIGLIPDGGGHFLLAKRVGEVKAKHIIWEGKPMNADEAYELGIVDFVVEDEQQVEQKIAEWQTKPLQAMIATKTLYAKLTKDELLKVLQLETEAQQKMRQTEDHREGVRAFLEKRKPKFQGK from the coding sequence ATGGAAACGGTCGTCCTATCATTTTCAGGGAATGTGGCGGTATTGGAGCTGAACCGCCCAGATTCGCTCAACGCGATGGATGTGCAAATGCTCAACGAACTGGTCGAAGCGTTGCGGCAAATTGAACAAAGCGATGCATCCATCGTCGTGATCCGCGGCAGAGGAAGAGGATTTTCCGCCGGCGGCGATATTAAGACGATGCTCAGCGTCGATGATCCAGGCCAATTTCACGGTGTGATGAATACGATCAAGGAAATGATCATGGCGTTGTACACGATGCCGAAAGTCGTTGTCTCGGTCGTTCACGGACCGGCAGCGGGACTCGGGCTAAGCTTTGCTTTAGCGAGCGATTATGTCATCGCCACGAAAGAAGCGCGTTTGGCGATGAACTTTATCGGCATCGGCCTGATTCCAGACGGCGGGGGCCATTTCTTGTTAGCGAAACGGGTCGGCGAAGTGAAAGCAAAGCATATCATTTGGGAAGGAAAACCGATGAACGCTGACGAAGCGTATGAACTTGGCATTGTTGATTTCGTCGTCGAAGACGAACAGCAAGTTGAACAAAAAATCGCCGAATGGCAGACAAAACCGCTGCAAGCAATGATCGCAACGAAGACGTTATACGCCAAGTTGACAAAAGACGAATTGTTAAAAGTGCTTCAGCTCGAAACAGAAGCGCAGCAAAAAATGCGGCAAACGGAAGACCATCGTGAAGGCGTCCGCGCCTTTTTAGAAAAACGGAAGCCGAAGTTTCAGGGGAAATAA
- a CDS encoding sugar ABC transporter substrate-binding protein, with product MKVQKKWVSFMLLLLLSFTLLVGCSGKQETAQTSGDKSGKIVIGAALPDFDDKWLSYLQDGMKEYAKTQKDVEVIYVDAMNDASKQLSQVENFIQQKVDAIVLIPVDTVSAPEMVDRANQANIPIVVVNRIFDGVDKATAYVGSESIKAGIMQMEEVAKLLNGKGNIAIMNGQMGHEAQIKRTEGNKQVIKKYPDMKVVLEGTAEWDRAKGMSLMENWLQSGKKIDAVVSNNDEMAIGAIMALEDAGKLDDVIVAGVDATPDALEYVKEGKLKVTVFQNAKGQGQGGLEIAIKAAKGEKVEKFNWIPYELVTKDNVEEYIKKWQ from the coding sequence ATGAAGGTCCAAAAGAAGTGGGTTTCGTTTATGCTTTTATTACTGCTTAGTTTTACTTTGTTAGTCGGGTGTAGCGGAAAGCAGGAAACTGCCCAAACATCAGGGGATAAGTCAGGGAAAATTGTAATTGGGGCTGCTCTTCCGGATTTTGATGACAAATGGCTAAGCTATTTGCAAGATGGAATGAAAGAATATGCCAAAACGCAAAAAGATGTCGAAGTAATCTATGTCGATGCAATGAATGATGCTAGTAAACAGTTATCTCAAGTCGAAAATTTCATTCAGCAAAAAGTCGATGCGATTGTATTAATACCGGTAGACACGGTTTCTGCGCCGGAAATGGTCGATAGAGCGAATCAAGCTAATATCCCGATTGTGGTCGTTAATAGAATTTTTGATGGTGTAGATAAAGCTACTGCTTATGTTGGTTCAGAGTCCATTAAAGCAGGTATCATGCAAATGGAAGAAGTGGCGAAATTACTTAACGGAAAAGGCAATATTGCGATTATGAACGGACAGATGGGGCATGAGGCACAAATAAAAAGAACAGAAGGAAATAAACAAGTTATTAAAAAATATCCGGATATGAAAGTTGTACTGGAAGGAACTGCAGAATGGGATAGAGCGAAAGGTATGTCTTTAATGGAAAACTGGCTTCAGTCTGGAAAGAAAATTGATGCAGTGGTGTCCAATAATGATGAGATGGCGATCGGGGCTATTATGGCATTGGAAGACGCAGGGAAGCTCGATGACGTCATTGTAGCAGGAGTTGATGCTACGCCAGACGCGTTAGAATACGTAAAAGAAGGAAAATTAAAAGTTACTGTTTTCCAAAACGCCAAAGGGCAAGGACAAGGTGGACTAGAAATTGCGATTAAAGCGGCAAAAGGAGAAAAAGTAGAAAAGTTCAATTGGATTCCGTACGAATTAGTAACGAAAGATAATGTAGAAGAGTACATCAAGAAGTGGCAATAA
- the iolG gene encoding inositol 2-dehydrogenase: MTVRCAVLGLGRLGHHHAKNLATHQISGAQLVSVVDPMEDRAEQFAKEYGIEHWTKNPDEVFEDPHIDAVVIVTPTSTHADMIQRAARNGKAIFVEKPLTQSLEEADEIIQTIKQYNVICQVGFMRRFDPAYAEAKRRIEAGDIGKPIYFKGITRDAGSPPAEFIKHSGRVFLDISIHDYDIARYLMGAEITSVSAHGRVLLHPFMEEFKDVDQAITYVHFDSGAAGDIEASRNSPYGHDIRTEIIGTEGSLFIGTLRNQNVTLLNSKGSTYEIIPDFQTRFNDAYRLELVHFIECVQNNQIPKVTEIDGKVNLKIAIAATESFDSGKTVYIKGECLEKSY, encoded by the coding sequence ATGACAGTTCGGTGTGCTGTTCTCGGTTTAGGCCGGTTAGGTCATCATCATGCCAAAAATTTAGCTACCCATCAGATTAGCGGTGCGCAATTAGTCAGCGTTGTAGATCCGATGGAAGACCGCGCTGAACAGTTTGCCAAAGAATATGGAATTGAACATTGGACGAAAAATCCAGACGAAGTTTTTGAAGACCCACACATTGATGCGGTCGTTATTGTGACTCCGACAAGCACCCATGCGGATATGATTCAACGCGCAGCGAGAAATGGAAAAGCGATCTTTGTTGAAAAGCCGCTTACCCAAAGTTTAGAAGAAGCAGATGAAATTATTCAAACTATTAAACAATATAATGTCATTTGCCAAGTTGGTTTTATGAGAAGATTTGATCCTGCTTATGCCGAAGCAAAGCGAAGAATTGAAGCAGGGGATATTGGAAAACCCATCTATTTTAAAGGAATTACTCGCGACGCTGGTTCGCCTCCTGCGGAATTTATTAAACATAGCGGGCGTGTGTTTTTAGACATTTCTATTCATGACTATGATATTGCGAGATATTTGATGGGAGCCGAAATTACGTCTGTTTCTGCGCATGGAAGAGTGTTATTGCATCCATTTATGGAAGAGTTTAAAGATGTCGATCAAGCGATTACGTATGTACATTTTGATTCTGGTGCAGCAGGCGATATTGAAGCCAGCCGCAATTCTCCTTACGGTCACGATATTCGCACCGAAATTATTGGTACAGAAGGGTCGCTTTTTATCGGGACGCTTCGCAACCAAAATGTGACGTTGTTAAATTCGAAAGGCAGCACATATGAGATTATCCCGGACTTTCAAACGAGATTTAACGATGCTTACCGTTTAGAACTGGTTCATTTTATTGAATGTGTTCAAAATAATCAAATTCCAAAAGTAACCGAAATAGATGGCAAAGTAAATTTAAAAATCGCTATTGCAGCGACGGAGTCTTTTGATAGCGGCAAAACGGTTTATATTAAGGGAGAATGTCTAGAAAAAAGTTATTAA